A single region of the Psychrobacter alimentarius genome encodes:
- a CDS encoding class I SAM-dependent methyltransferase gives MTRVQPESRAFMRCQLVYVNDSQQVQIESLKALIAEHKLPILLETEQSIEKLTQKRRQQLSQISTQPILLLDDKNALSWLSNGLSVAPEWDKLQRRVVSAGRKSELLLQAVKITSDSRVIDATAGFGHDSLILASMGAQVVMLEQQPLMALLLLVEQQRMSKVANWQKLMSRLQIINTDALSYFASVNSSPISESNRAVDVVYLDPMFPEDSYQDSKTGKGAKVGKHMQALHQLALPPTSEEEQQLLQNALAVVGHHEQTSGRVVVKRPQFAPQLAHQPPSECWHNEAVRFDGYFV, from the coding sequence ATGACCCGTGTACAACCAGAATCACGCGCCTTTATGCGCTGCCAACTTGTCTACGTCAACGACTCGCAGCAAGTACAAATTGAAAGTCTCAAAGCCCTGATAGCAGAGCATAAATTACCCATCCTTCTAGAGACTGAGCAGTCTATAGAAAAACTGACTCAAAAACGCCGTCAGCAATTGAGTCAGATATCGACTCAGCCCATACTACTACTGGATGACAAAAACGCATTGTCATGGCTAAGTAATGGGCTAAGCGTGGCACCTGAATGGGATAAACTACAAAGGCGGGTGGTAAGCGCTGGTCGCAAATCAGAATTATTGTTGCAAGCCGTCAAAATCACCTCGGATAGCAGGGTCATTGATGCCACTGCTGGTTTTGGACACGACAGTTTGATATTGGCCAGTATGGGTGCGCAAGTGGTGATGCTTGAGCAGCAACCATTGATGGCGTTGCTACTGTTAGTAGAGCAGCAGCGCATGAGTAAAGTAGCAAACTGGCAAAAACTTATGTCACGTTTGCAGATTATAAATACCGATGCCCTCAGTTATTTTGCAAGTGTGAACAGCTCGCCCATCTCTGAGAGTAATCGGGCAGTCGATGTGGTATATTTAGATCCTATGTTTCCAGAAGACAGCTATCAAGATAGCAAGACAGGAAAGGGCGCTAAAGTTGGCAAACACATGCAAGCCTTGCATCAACTTGCTCTTCCACCGACCTCAGAGGAGGAGCAGCAGTTGCTACAAAATGCGCTCGCTGTAGTCGGTCATCATGAGCAAACATCGGGTCGAGTGGTCGTCAAGCGTCCCCAGTTTGCACCGCAACTTGCTCACCAGCCGCCAAGTGAGTGCTGGCATAACGAAGCGGTGCGTTTTGATGGCTATTTTGTCTAA
- a CDS encoding undecaprenyl-diphosphate phosphatase, with protein sequence MDIILLLQAVIMGIVEGITEFLPISSTGYLILSADVMGFWTKEKVDLFVVVVQLGAILAVIYDYWGRLWQALMGLLTGKAEGMANPRQLGLSLIVATIPVMIVGFTFADEIKTYLFNPIVVAIMLILGGLLIFYVEKRPKKIIAQEAEDVSLKTALLIGLFQCIALIPGTSRSGSTIIGALWLGVSRKASAEFSFFLGIPVIVGAALLDLLKHGDVLSSSEDWTVLAIGTIVSFVVALLCIRLLVAWVSRRDFTVFAWLRIITGVIVLIAAWGFGYQMTG encoded by the coding sequence GTGGATATTATTTTATTACTTCAAGCTGTCATCATGGGTATCGTTGAAGGTATCACTGAGTTTTTACCCATCTCAAGTACAGGCTATTTGATTCTATCGGCAGATGTGATGGGATTTTGGACCAAAGAAAAAGTGGATCTGTTTGTCGTTGTGGTGCAGCTTGGCGCTATATTGGCGGTTATCTATGATTACTGGGGTAGATTGTGGCAGGCGCTCATGGGTTTGTTGACTGGCAAAGCAGAAGGCATGGCCAATCCAAGACAGCTGGGGCTTAGCTTAATTGTAGCGACTATTCCCGTCATGATCGTAGGCTTCACCTTTGCTGATGAGATCAAAACCTATTTATTCAATCCGATTGTGGTCGCCATCATGCTCATTCTTGGTGGGCTATTGATATTTTATGTTGAGAAACGTCCTAAAAAAATCATTGCGCAAGAAGCGGAAGATGTCAGTTTAAAAACAGCGCTGCTTATCGGTTTGTTTCAATGTATTGCCTTAATACCAGGCACGTCGCGCTCAGGCTCCACTATTATTGGTGCTCTATGGCTTGGCGTATCACGCAAGGCGTCCGCAGAATTTTCTTTCTTTTTAGGTATACCTGTCATTGTCGGTGCCGCGCTACTAGACTTACTTAAGCATGGCGACGTGCTGAGCAGTAGTGAAGATTGGACAGTGTTAGCGATAGGAACGATAGTATCTTTTGTGGTCGCACTATTATGTATTCGCTTATTGGTTGCTTGGGTGAGTCGTCGTGATTTTACCGTTTTTGCGTGGTTACGCATTATCACGGGTGTGATCGTCTTAATCGCCGCTTGGGGATTTGGGTATCAAATGACAGGTTAG
- the tsaB gene encoding tRNA (adenosine(37)-N6)-threonylcarbamoyltransferase complex dimerization subunit type 1 TsaB, with product MKFLAMDTVFDQCSVAVLDSNGHVLASHTETGKRQQTQQILPMIDAALSEAQLKLADITALIFNRGPGAFSGIRINTAVVQALSVAHDIPCVGVSSLQAIAQRAYQQYGLSEAYSALDARMQQVYFGHYKIGDNSQTGQAVMQSVSIDGSDSNEQLLDYDSQTALNLPIVGNGSMLLSAHSEQICHEEVWPDAVVIGQLGIAQFITSGGTDAANALPKYLRNQAWKTLKEQGKA from the coding sequence ATGAAGTTTTTAGCCATGGATACCGTGTTCGATCAGTGCTCGGTCGCAGTTTTAGATTCGAATGGTCACGTACTAGCGAGTCATACCGAAACAGGCAAACGCCAACAAACCCAGCAAATCCTTCCTATGATTGATGCTGCGCTGTCAGAGGCTCAGTTAAAACTTGCCGATATAACTGCCCTTATATTTAACAGAGGGCCTGGTGCCTTTAGTGGTATACGCATCAATACCGCAGTGGTGCAAGCGCTATCTGTAGCGCATGATATTCCTTGTGTGGGTGTCTCAAGTTTACAAGCGATAGCGCAGCGAGCTTATCAGCAATACGGCTTGAGCGAGGCATACAGCGCTCTTGATGCGCGTATGCAGCAGGTTTATTTTGGTCACTATAAAATAGGCGACAATAGCCAAACAGGTCAAGCTGTCATGCAATCTGTGTCCATAGACGGCAGCGACAGCAATGAGCAATTGCTCGATTATGACAGTCAAACAGCACTTAATCTGCCTATCGTTGGTAACGGCTCAATGCTGTTAAGCGCTCATAGCGAGCAGATATGTCATGAAGAGGTCTGGCCAGATGCAGTGGTTATAGGACAGCTGGGTATTGCTCAATTTATTACCTCGGGCGGTACGGATGCGGCCAATGCACTACCCAAGTATTTGCGCAATCAGGCATGGAAAACGTTAAAAGAGCAAGGTAAAGCTTAA